TCCCTTTCAGCCACAAAAGGATCTCCACCCAACGCCCGACATGAACGCGTTGCCAAATCAAGCCCATATACAAAACTGGCCATTTCTTTTTGATGCAAATGGAGTACTTTTGAATGCGTGGGAGAATCGGTGCTGCAGCCTTTGCACCGACCGAAGATAAGTACCCAGCCATTCTCCCTAGGCAACATCTAATTACGTTTCTCCTTACAGACTGGTACCATCGCTGATTCCGCCACGCTAACCGTGAAACCATCGCCAATGAAATGCGTCAGCGATTCGAAATAGCGAAGCTCGAGCATTGATCCAAAAGGTCACCAAAACCTGTACAATATGCAAAGTGAGAAAAGCCTTCCCTAGCCCCCATGTGGGCCCTCCtcagctgtgcggtaagacgcgcggctacaaagcaaaaccatgctgaaggtggctgggatcgattctcggtccggtctagtaAATTAtcgaattggaaattttctcgactttcctgggcataaaatgtatcatcgtgttagcctcataatatacgaatgcagaaaaggtaacttggcttagaaacctcgcagttaataactgtgggagtgcttaatgaacaataagctgcgaggcggctctgtcccagtgtggggatgtaacgccaataagaagaagaagaagaagaagcccccCTGTCATGGCTCCTCTACCAGAAGTCCGACTGAAACCGTATGTTCGACCGTTCACATATGTTGGCCTTGACTATTTCGGACCATTATTGGTTAAAGTTGGTAGGAGTCAGGTGAAAAGATGGGTAGCCTTGTTTACTTGTCTCACCATCCGGGCGGTACACTTGGAGGTCGTGCACAGCCTTTCAACGGAGTCCTGCATAATGGCAGTTCGACGCTTTGTGTCACGTCGCGGCTCGCCTGCGGAGTTCTATACGGATAACGGAACGTGTTTTCAAGGCGCGAGCAATCAACTGGAGAAGGAGAAAGTGGAAGCACGCAATCAAGTACTGGCCACCACATTTACGACTGCTAGTACACAGTGGCGTTTCATTCCACCTGCTGCCCCCCATATGGGTGGCGCTTGGGAGCGGCTGGTCAAGTCGGTCAAGGTGGCCATGAGTTCGGTTGCAGAAGCACCACGCACACCAGACGATGAGGTCCTGGAGACGGTACTGCTCGAGGTGGAGGCACTAATCAACGCTCGGCCACTCACCTACATTCCGCTTGAGTTCGCAGACCAGGAGGCTCTCACCCCCAACCATTTTCTCCTGGGGTCATCCAACGGAGATAAGGTTCAACCGTTTGGACCAATCGCAAATCCGGCGGTGCTGCGTAGTGGATGGAGACTAGCGCAGTCTATCACAGAAGAGTTCTGGGCAAGGTGGCTGAAAGAGTATATTCCAGTGATCACCCGACGAGGGAAATGGTTCGAAGAAGTGAAAGATATCGCGGTAGGGATTTGGGGTTTGATCAGAGGACGAGTAGAAGCAGTAGTGCCGGGCGTGATGGAGAGTCCGGCAAGCATACGTCCGAACATCATCCGGGGTTCTACGGCGGCCTGCAGTGAAGCAGGCGGTACTCGACGTGCGAGAGGGCTGTGAACTTCTGTCAGGGGCTCCTTGAGGACCGAACAAGGTTCACGGAGGGGGGATGTCGCGACGAGACCCCTCTGGTACTGGTCAACTGTGACTGGTCAAGCTTATTAGTCTAAACTGTGACCAAATAACCAGTTGCGGATGATCGAATGAAGGAGAGATGAAACTGCTATCGATGATGATGGACTCCGACGAATGGGAccaaaacaaaaagtggggagaATTGCAAATCATCCAGGTACTACGAAGTTGGTGTGATTCTCACAAACCAAATCTTATTATAACAGTGATTAAAAcctaaaattcttaaatttaataTACGGCTAGATCAACAAAATCCACGGCATATGTTGCCTATAGATTAGTGATTACCGTAACTAGATCTTTAGATTAATAGCGTGAAATATTCCTAAAGGTATGTCATGCAGTAGTTGAATTGAATTATATTAGTTAAAACGAAATTATACTTACAATCTAGGATACCTACTCTCTATCTTAAGCTAAACCTACATTGCATCTGGATTTGGTGAAGTTAGGTGTCTATAAGACCAATTGAAATCGTGAGTAGCTCATTCAGTTATAATAGCCTATGATAATAATATGTTCTATGCAGAGTAAACAAAACATAAACGGAATCGAGAAGTGATACGATTCTTGATATCGTAGGTCACCAAATTTGTGagtaatgaaaaattaaattgagCATTAAGAAACcgtttcaaataaaatatattttgtagCTAAAAGCTTACCAAAGCAAAATCTGCGGTCTGCTATACGGATTTGGAAGCCCCACAACAGCTATACTTCTTTTGAATGAGTCTTTTGGTGCTACTGATTTATCGAACCTCACGGCCCAACtcacggtgggtgcagttggaACTTCTTCTGGTTCTACTCGCAAATGCAACAAGCGTGCTTCACATGCAACTTTCTCTGGTGAATTTTGactattgagcatgagcatgatgaccatgcatttcgtagttgctactccgtgattgaccagggcaatcgcaattgcacaaggaaccaatggatggaaacatgggatttgctctccaacctcaatgtgcacagaccGAGAGCTCTAATATTCTGAATGGTTGATAACGgcactggccacgtcctcacgggtaggaattgatgatgcaattaTTCGCCCACTggaagccgagaacacctctgcattcgccacgagttcctgcggaattttattagaAATTGGGGGTTAGGTTCTGTGGCagagggatagaagatggaaacggtacgaaagcccatttccagttatagcgattgctagaacatgagaaatatatgaaaagacacaaagtaggaagaatggaacgggcctgagattgaacccacgacctcctgcgtataaggCAGAAGTGGTAACCATATGCCCACCAAGCCCGTCCTTTCTCTTGTAAATTTTGACTATTGTTCCCGTAATAAATACCTACATGCCTCAAGATCGATCTCGGGATCTTGGTCGTAATGGATTATAAATTCGTGACCATCTcgttcatttttcaaaatttgttttaatcttGTGTGACGTTTGCAGCGCGATTCGTCATCCGCAATGACGACTTTTCGAAGTAGGAGATCATAATCTAGCCCCCCGGGTGACAGATGGTCAACCCTCATTCCCCAATAAAGGGCACTAAAGACACGGATACGCGAGCTGTCATTTTAGTAATTATCAGACGTAATTTGGAAGAGATTTCAACAACTGATTATTTACAATTTATTATACACTGATTCGCGAGACGAGTCGACTTCAAATATCCATCCATAGAATCGATGAATTTGTTAATTGATCTAACGATCAATTAGAAATATTTTGACAAGCGGCTTCCGAAACGCGATGATAAGCAAAATGCAATTTTTCGATGGAAGATTTTTCTGCTGGCTCTGGCATTGCACTCTCTGTGCATACGTGCTCAAGCGACGATAATATTGCGGATTGTGGCGTATATTGAGCCGATGGCCAATTACTTTGCTGCTAATATGCTCGTGACTGATGTGGCACGACGATACTAGAGGATCAACCGAGATGGATATACTGTTGCAGATAGCAGGATGAACGGAATCGTTTGTTTAGGAaacttttttaagttttttctaaaataagatttttatgtATACTGAGCCGCATCCGAAAATACGTATTCtaacaaaaagaaaatgaaataaattgttCGAATATGTATTGaaaattgtttgtttgtttgaaaaactacatATGCACAGGTACTATGAACAGCAATAATAGAGCGCTACCTAGTAGTTCCCGAATTACCCCCCTAATGTTGAGATTTGCCTATTAGTATTGATCTTTTtagaagaaaacggaagattTGTCCAAAAcgagtttttgttgttttctcagaattgtgtaaaatggatatatgcagtttctcaaacaaataatTCAAATGCTACTGGAGGCTAGGCCAgatagaagaatttcctaattAGAATCGGTGGTAGATTCTGAAGTGGTCAACTTGAAGAAACCAATAAGTTCTAGCAATAATTAGACTTGTTTAATTTTCTCCTTGCAACCAAGAGTATATACTGCTAGATATCGACTCTCTACTTTTTCCGCTACgacatttttcaagagcacaacCGTGTGACTTTTGTGAAGCAAATAGAGTTCCGAACCATTGGCTAAGTTCTTTCATTCTTGGTACTTCATTTATCTTGATGATTCTACCATTGTGATTTCCAGTAAACAGCATGATGAATACAATACCATTGCCTACAAATTTCGAGTCAGTTCCAAAGGCAGCTACACATTCCCAATTTTCTTTATTAGGCATTGTCCATTGCACAAACATCCCATCTCGCCATGGCCAACAATACCTTTGCAAACCATTTTCACCTTCCTTCATCCTACCTTTTGGTGACACTGCGTCTAGCGTAGTGCAAGCCGCAGAGCGTGGGAACCTGCTCGGCTTCCCCACTGTTACATTCATCGTCAGGTACCCAACAAACAGATCTGCATTTTTTGCAGCTCTTTAAACATTCCGTTCATTTTTTGTGTCCTTGCAAAATCCtcctcaagaaaaaaaaagtatattttCTTTCTGCTGTTGAATAAAAGATAACTGAGGGAACTCTCAAATCAAAACCGCAGCGGTGCTCTTCAGCAGAGAAGCAAAGATGATTTATTCATTCGCCTTTCATTTGCACGCGCGAAGCCGTTTCATGGCGAGATTGAGTGCAGGTGAAGCTTTCTTAACTCTTAAGACAGAATCCGCGCCTCTCAGAATGATAAAGGCAAACCAAGATATTCAAATCTCGCTGTCTTGGTAGGAATGGTTCAATAATGAaagcaaggaaaaaaaaatctgatgaagAAATCAGAATAAAATTGCTTTCGTTAGAACACGCGCTTTCTTCTGGCGAAGGGTGcattattttgcaatagttGAAAAGTGTTCCTCGGGGAGAATGAAGTACACATTACTTATGCATTCTTTCACACATGATAGTCAAATTGTATGAATAACATCTAAATTAGAATTTCAGTTGAAGTTAAAATATTTCGCGCAAGACTTTTCTCCCCCGATGACGGTCGTCGTTCGGACAAAAATAGTCGTGCCAGGCAAAGTCAAATCAAGAAGCGTGAATTATCACTGTTCCTAGAGCGTGAAAACATGACAACGAAATCAAAACTCTTTCCGGCTAATTATCACTTGGGATTTTGGGGGTGCGGAGGGGAGCGAACCTGGTTCTGGTTGGATTGCAGACAGAGTCCGTCCGATCCACTGCTGAAGGCTTCCGAGGCGGGAGTGACTGCGACGACGAATGATGAGTTTTCCCGTAAACGAGGTGAAAAGTGATACTTCAGCAAGTGTCACACTGGTGCTGTGAGTTTAGTTGGCCTGCAACAAACTAAATCGTTCCACATAAGTTGGACGAttgacactaccccgaatgccactTTTCTAACAAACAATCACCCGAATAGGACCAATGCCTTTTCGTCGTCAAATCCAAGAAGTAAATCGAGGTTTTGTAAAGATTTAGAACGTTCCACGCCGCACTTCTCCCGCGCATTGTGTCCTGAGCGATGCGATGTGTCAGTTTGACGCTGCACAACATCCGTATCGTGATTCGTGATGCTGATGCTGTAGCGTCCGACGCTCTGTCAACGGACCCTGAGATATTATGATGGTTCCGTCGCACTCGTCATCGTCCGAACCAAATCTTGTGCAAAACTCTGTCGTAAGTATTTAGGGCGGACGGGAGACATGAAACTGAATACCGCACGCCAAGGAAACTACGGGAAATGTGAGAAAGTCAAATGGTTTCGGACGCGGCGGAGTCGACGATGGGACGTTACACATTTTTCAGGTTTTACGAGCTGCTCCGCTGAAGTGCGCGACGTGCTGAAAATGATGGCGACCAAGAGACAGTGACCACGATGCCGTGACGTGCCAGACGACGACGGTTATTATGGTTTGATGATGATTGCGATGAAATTCTAGACAATATGTGCTAATGTGTGGCGATGCATGAGTTTGGGTGCACTTTCTTTCCCGAAGCTCCCAGCGTGGTTTCTGCATGGGCCATAATAACGGGCGGTGCTCCAATTGTGGTATTCACACGTCAGGGTGGTGCGGTACAAAACGAAAAGAATTCAGACAGCAGTATAGTTTTATGGACGTTCACTGTGAATTAAAACCCATGAAGAAAGAGTGTTATTTTCTTTCTGTTGAAAAAAAAGCATTCTGTTGCAGCACCTGTCCCCAATGCAATGATTATTGCTCAGTCGCATTGCTATCAGATTACccaacttcatacaaaagtatAAGTATAAGCATTAGAGTTAGTATTGTATTGTAGTTATACtcacaaaataaaatcaaatggaTGAGATGCGATTCAATATCAGAAACGAAAATGTGGAATCGTTTCGAAATATACATATTTTCTTGATACGATGTTTTGGTTAGGAAAGCTATTttagcttttagtggaatgtattcactaGCCAGAAGACGAATTTGTACTATTTAATtcgatttaattccactacctactttattgtacctttgaggcattccacgggggcatgtcagtcgatcctgagcgaccatttcgaaaatatttgaaactctgcacagttttcaatttcatctaaatcgtcattttcgatatcaaatcttcatattgagtcacgactaacttttcaaaagggtgtatgtgaaaatggttcaaaaatatttaaaaagctgcacagcaaaacggaatgttcgattgttatgattttttcagcaaagttagacaactaaatggtgattcttaagaaaatgtgcacagtaaaaaaaattttttgcctttaaaaatatcatttttgtcacaaaactcaaatatctcaaaaccctatctttttcgaacgtaattttttagggaaaacggtccattatattagctatctaccataaaaatttggtgatggtaaactaataaacaaaaagttatgacatttcaaacatttcacaattttcgcatttagtaaaaaaaatttttctgtgtaagttatttcgagaattgcagtttgatgcagattttattgttaagggacgtgatttaaacaagttgttttcatgatattttgatttaattattcatagcatctataagaaacttagacacgatccagtgttgtgatcaaaagtattgatagtgtcataattttcattgcacgtgactggcgaaaaattcttttaatagtgttgaaacctgttgataataacgttgatagaaacatatcagaaatgttatttttaagacaaaagctgcaaaatcaaagatttatatacacgtgtacgtctatagtttacctgcaaaaaatatacctcttagagaatagactttatgatcgggaggaaacgggtatcttcaacaacaacaaatgcatgataggtacataccatgacaatgcttcacgaaaaagcaaaaaattactactactaaggttgttaaagatctaaTAGtacttttttcttcagtcaagcaaatgacaccaaactagtcagtaaaaacttaaaaagtgattttgtttattgaaatattacgaacaacatgagtagccgctttcaactgttgtaggccgtttgatggaaaaaagtgttcaaaagagttacgaaatctcaccgaaagcaccatagataaactgaaagcgactggttatgctccaatgtccacattgaatacaaattaaaaatttgaataaaaataaataaaaataagaattaataaactgtcttcatgatatcataacccataccaaaattcaaacccaaaactcttagagtttctataacaacattgtgtaactgccacatttaatttaatacttaggataatattaattcatttttatttatttatacatataatatttatacatataatatacataatatcgatgaatacataaatatggaatatcatacaaacaacttgtttaactcacgcaaggcccttaacaataaaatcagcatcaaactgcgattcttgaaaaaaaaaatacgcggaaatttttttttgtttactatatgtgaaaattgtgaaatgtttgaaatgtcataacttttttgtttattagtttaccatcaccaaatttttatggtagatagctaatataatggaccgttttccctaaaaaaaatacgTACGAAAAAAggtagggttttgagatatttgagtttttgtgacaaaaatgatatttttaaaggcaaaaaaatttaaaaaaaattttttttactgtgcacattttcttaagaatcaccatttagttgtctaactttgctgaaaaaatcataacaatcgaacattccgtttttgctgtgcagctttttaaatatttttgaaccattttcacatacacccttttgaaaagttagtcgtgactcaatatgaagatttgatatcgaaaaatgacgatttagatgaaattgaaaactgtgcaaagtttcaactcaatagaaaatcacgcaataaaaattttcttaaattttgatgctgttgcttggaatcgctcttttgacagatacgtattacgACAACAGTAAGGCTAtcttcagtgcctcgtacttgactcgactttgaggttaaaatcaaaaatttggaaaatcggatattttaaattaaaatatttttaagttataaaattgagaaattcagaaatgtggaaattctgaaatttgaaaatttaaaaacgtggcgattttaaaattttaaaatttacaatttagaaaatttagaaattttaaaattcagaaatttaggaatttgacaatttattgatttggaaatttggaaattgtaatttttaaatCAGAAACTTGAGGAAATTTagcatttgaaaaatttgaagaattagaAGCTTTAAGGAATGtgtaaattaagaaaatttgaaaaatttctccattttaaagtttgaatattttggaaatttggtaATTGTAAAATTTGGAGCTTTTGAAGTTtggaaaattgcaaatttgtaaattttaatgttcaaatttagaaaatggaaattttgaatattaaatactttgaaaatttaaagcTTTAAAAATTTGGCAATTCGAAAGTACAAAAGTTCTAGAAATTTGGTAATAAGAAAATTTGGAGTTTCGGGAATTTGGCATTTTGAAAACGTAGTCAGAAATTCAGGAAAGAATtcagtatttaaaattttgaaaattagaaaatttggaaatttaggTTTTGAAAAAATTGGAGAATTAAAAGCttagggcagcggttctcaacctttttcttgagaggtatccCTTCGAACTTATGCTtacattgaggtaccccctatttttccgctgtaaatgaaaataagcatacTGTAGGCGGGGGTGACAATGTGTctagggggtgagaatgggttatCACTCTTACCGACAGTCTGAAGTtcggataacaaaattattcaaaagggtgtcttataatttagttttcttgtCTTCAGACACatttaatctattctacaagcattctaagtagatGCAACAGTGACCCATCATcaaccccatttgacccattgtcacccaaGACCCAAgacccctcttgaaaggaggcttccgagtctcttgaaaggaggcttgagactcttgaaaagcgactcgaaccttttgaaaggaggattcccagcctcttgaagaaggcttccgagcatcttgaaagatggcttccaagtctcttaagaggaagctttcaagcctcttgaagaaggcttcccagcctcttgaaataaggcttccgagtctcttaagaggaacctttcaagcctcttgaaaggaggcttccgagcttcttgaaaggaggcttccgaggctcttgaaaggaggctttcgagcctcttgaaaggaggctttcgagcctcttgaaaggaggctttcgagcctcttggaaagaggcttcttagcctcttgtaaggaggcctctgagcctcttgaaaggaggctctgagcctcttgaaagggaggcttctgagcctcttgaaaggaggctctgagcctcttgaaaggaggctctgagctcttggaaaggaggcttccaagcctcttggaaaggaggcttccaagctcttgaaaggaggctctgagcctcttgaaaggaggcttctgagcctcttgaaaggaggcttctgagcctcttgaaaggaggcttctgagcctcttgaaaggaggcttctgagcctcttgaaaggaggcttccaagcctcttgaaaggaggcttcctgaggcctctcttgaaaggaggcttctgagcctcttgaatggatgctctgagcctcttgaaaggatgcttctgagcctcttgaaaggaggcttctgagcctcttgaaaggaggcttctgagcctcttggaaaggaggcttgagctcttgaaaggaggctctgagcctcttgaaagggaggcttctgagccttttgaaataaggcttgagcctcttgaaatgaggctctggagcctcttgaaaggaggcttctgagcctcttgaaaggaggctctgagcctcttgaaagaaggcttctgagcctcttgaaaggaggcctggagcctcttgaaaggaggcctgagcctcttgaaaggaggcttctgagcctcttgaaaggaggctctgagcctcttgaaaggaggcctgagcctcttgaaaggaggcttctgagcatctttgaaaggaggcttccggagcatcttgaaaggaggcttctgagcctcttgaaaggaggcttgagcctcttgaaaggaggcctggagcctcttgaaaggaggcttccaggcctcttgaaaggaggcttctgagcctcttgaaaggaggcttctgagcctcttgaaaggaggctctgagcctcttgaaaggaggcttcctggagcctcttgaaagggaggcttctgagctcttgaaaggaggcttccgagcctcttgaaaggaggctctgagcctctgaaaggaggcttcctgagtctcttgaaaggaggcttcctgagtctgttgaaaggaggcttccgagccacttgaaagtaggcttctgagccttttgaaataaaGCTTCCgcgtctcttgaaatgaggcttctcagcctcttgaaatgaatcttccgagcctcttgaaaggaggcctgagcctcttgaaaggaggcttctgagctcttgaaaggaggcttctgagcctcttgaaaggaggcttctgaggcctcttgaaaggaggcttgagcctcttgaaaggaggcttcctgagcctcttggaaaggaggcttctgagcctcttgaaaggaggcctgaggcctcttgaaaggaggcttcctgagcctcttgaaaggaggcttctgagttttcttgaaaggaggcttctgagctctcttggaaaggaggcttctgagcctcttgaatggatgcttctggagcctcttgaaaggatgcttctgagcctcttgaaaggaggcttcctgagcctcttgaaaggaggcttctgagccttcttgaaaggaggcttctggagctctcttgaaaggaggcttgagctcttcttgaaaggaggcttctgagctcttgaaaggaggcttcgagcctcttgaaaggaggcttctgaggcctcttgaaaggaggcttctgagcctctgaaaggaggctctgagctctctttgaaaggaggcttctgagctcttgaaaggaggcttcctgagcctcttgaaaggaggcttctgagcctcttgaaaggaggctctgagcctcttggaaaggaggcttctgagcctcttgaaaggaggcttcctgagcctcttgaaaggaggcttctgaggcctcttgaaaggaggcctgagcctcttgaaaggaggcttctgagcctcttgaaaggaggcttccgagcctcttgaaaggaggcttctgagctcttgaaaggaggctgagctctcttgaaaggaggcttgagcctcttgaaaggaggcttctgagcctcttgaaaggaggcttcctgagctctcttgaaaggaggctctggagcctcttgaaaggaggcctgagcctcttgaaaggaggcttcctggagcctcttgaaaggaggcttcgagtctcttgaaaggaggcttctgagcctcttgaaaggaggcctgagcctcttgaaaggaggcttctgagctctcttgaaaggatgcttcggagcctcttgaaggatacctcggagcctcttgaaaggagagactctggagcctcttgaaaggaggcttctgagcctcttgaaagggaggcctgagcctcttgaaaggaggcttctgagcctcttgaaaggaggcttccgagcctcttgaaaggaagcttccgagcctcttgaaaggaggcttccgagcctcttgaaaggagtctaaAGTATCTCTCAACTAGAGGCTTCTCAACCTTTATATTCAGAACA
This DNA window, taken from Armigeres subalbatus isolate Guangzhou_Male unplaced genomic scaffold, GZ_Asu_2 Contig73, whole genome shotgun sequence, encodes the following:
- the LOC134204589 gene encoding uncharacterized protein LOC134204589 codes for the protein MAPLPEVRLKPYVRPFTYVGLDYFGPLLVKVGRSQVKRWVALFTCLTIRAVHLEVVHSLSTESCIMAVRRFVSRRGSPAEFYTDNGTCFQGASNQLEKEKVEARNQVLATTFTTASTQWRFIPPAAPHMGGAWERLVKSVKVAMSSVAEAPRTPDDEVLETVLLEVEALINARPLTYIPLEFADQEALTPNHFLLGSSNGDKVQPFGPIANPAVLRSGWRLAQSITEEFWARWLKEYIPVITRRGKWFEEVKDIAVGIWGLIRGRVEAVVPGVMESPASIRPNIIRGSTAACSEAGGTRRARGL